Proteins encoded by one window of Crassostrea angulata isolate pt1a10 chromosome 9, ASM2561291v2, whole genome shotgun sequence:
- the LOC128164304 gene encoding uncharacterized protein LOC128164304 isoform X1, with translation MMVGIVRGKKPEVILNKLMNVKNFREKAVKVLSKCVKEECKLLCSKNNPLILGSTTEDIHSTDFLKIANELKEKAPVFSQMLKDTMNTTKPVGLVSSAAVILHHRNHNMSLIRHVVGQLLDYGGATDKTQTIDLLRCLGFSVGCSATHKKQVSLIDIEKKKTENTLLCQVHQSILQFNKKKHKEMVFALHEKEATDISNYFAVSSQLQCICSSVIMHLYFDMNFSTAYVSDTATVTSTMSCYTKDSCNYLCRSTVPQACHLPPPNIFTKVGLAQCLAVSKCSNFEVDPNRGVAQSNDKSTVLYGKKYISQIESQLKESEIQPPFDIIGDNLDFLKSTSSMTKEKQRKMYQWFILVGLQRRVLDSTMFDVKPKHDILSLPNHSFLPNAQDINILERNMNHHILKVITRHVKCLKSFAHCVPKHIEHPFMEETSKRSTHAILDLLDKNQNFHDDTISILEHIHQKYITQNLWGKTERKVFGGDVLTNERAYTAQLDMQNCDTDFYKLGGLIHRPEGLHRMMNFLLFIYQEFYKPSSSFEQGTLYHLRNVIHREDVTGKDEVVRAYRAHYAFVEDALDAFILGATMDVMGLNDLNGSPQQWNPSILSLYSNKKQLSWLRNLAETVINKHINLQGTTHLQDLVEEAAKLDSQNDMLHSMFDAAINQYICTCQKKYSKIGHFKRHLEKEHNWHFPTAAPKEPKKEDKVAVWRSSFMKAALILRDTCDAYEMGDGNRIFLNAKFEMLYANVAGHTKYQLWLWRMMAYEQAILTPKQAFEYKWNTTANLNGTIDGNIPNDTLVDICVQLVKKKIKEQDSNFTFDSAKNTALSCQIQDELRESNRHQVSITPFGKSRTKARKSSDINLMLTELMAGNIFKNIQGRQFKNFKNMKDVFEKVNLHKLYIWISKQKKRASYEMM, from the exons ATGATGGTGGGAATTGTCAGAGGCAAAAAACCAGAAGTAATTCTGAATAAACTGATGAATGTTAAAAACTTTAGAGAGAAGGCAGTGAAAGTTCTTTCAAAGTGCGTGAAAGAAGAATGTAAACTTCTTTGTAGTAAAAACAATCCTTTAATTCTGGGCAGTACCACTGAGGATATACATTcgactgattttttaaaaattgcaaatgaaCTAAAAGAGAAGGCACCGGTCTTCTCCCAGATGCTGAAGGATACTATGAACACCACCAAGCCTGTAGGTTTGGTGTCTTCAGCAGCAGTCATTTTGCACCACAGAAACCACAATATGTCACTTATTCGCCATGTTGTAGGCCAGCTATTGGACTATGGTGGAGCCACTGATAAA ACTCAGACAATAGATTTGCTGAGATGCCTTGGATTTTCTGTGGGTTGTTCAGCTACTCACAAGAAGCAGGTTTCACTGATTGACATTGAGAAGAAGAAGACTGAGAACACACTTCTATGTCAGGTGCATCAATCGATTCTTCAGTTTAACAAGAAGAAACACAAAGAAATGGTATTTGCACTCCATGAAAAAGAAGCGACTGATATTTCCAATTATTTTGCAGTCTCCAGTCAATTGCAATGTATATGTTCTAGTGTGATAATGCACTTATACTTTGACATGAACTTTTCAACTGCCTACGTCAGTGACACAGCCACTGTTACGTCAACTATGTCATGCTACACAAAAGATTCATGCAATTATTTATGTAGATCTACAGTCCCACAAGCTTGCCACCTTCCGCCACCTAATATATTCACTAAAGTTGGGTTGGCACAATGTCTTGCTGTGTCTAAGTGCTCAAACTTTGAGGTAGATCCAAATCGTGGTGTTGCCCAGTCAAATGACAAGTCCACAGTGCTCTATGGGAAGAAGTACATTTCTCAAATTGAAAGTCAGTTAAAAGAGTCAGAAATTCAGCCCCCGTTCGATATAATTGGTGATAATTTGGACTTTCTTAAATCGACCTCTTCGatgacaaaagaaaaacaaagaaaaatgtatcaatGGTTTATCTTAGTTGGTTTGCAACGAAGAGTGCTAGATTCAACTATGTTTGATGTTAAACCCAAGCACGACATTCTATCACTACCAAATCATTCATTTTTACCCAATGCCCAAGACATcaatattttggaaagaaacaTGAACCATCATATATTGAAGGTTATCACAAGACATGTAAAATGCTTAAAGTCTTTTGCTCATTGCGTTCCAAAACACATCGAACATCCTTTCATGGAGGAAACCTCCAAGAGGTCAACTCATGCTATACTTGATTTGCTggacaaaaatcaaaattttcatgaCGACACAATAAGCATATTGGAGCACATACATCAGAAGTATATAACACAAAATCTTTGGGGGAAAACAGAAAGGAAAGTATTTGGTGGGGATGTGCTTACCAATGAGCGAGCATACACAGCACAACTCGATATGCAGAACTGTGACACCGATTTTTACAAACTGGGAGGATTAATTCATAGACCAGAAGGCCTTCACAGAATGATGAACTTTTTGCTG TTTATATACCAAGAGTTTTACAAACCCTCCTCCTCATTTGAACAAGGAACTCTCTATCACCTTCGAAATGTCATTCACAGAGAAGATGTTACTGGAAAAGATGAAGTTGTTAGAGCATACAG agCTCATTACGCTTTTGTGGAGGATGCTTTGGATGCATTTATacttggggccacaatggatgTTATGGGACTGAATGACCTAAATGGATCTCCTCAACAGTGGAACCCAAGCATTTTATCATTGTATTCAAATAAGAAGCAGCTATCATGGCTTAGAAATCTGGCTGAAACAGTGATCAACAAACATATCAACTTGCAAG GAACAACCCATCTTCAAGATTTGGTTGAAGAAGCTGCTAAGCTAGATTCACAAAATGATATGTTACATAGCATGTTTGATGCCGCCATTAATCAGTATATATGCACATGTCAGAAAAAATACAGCAAAATTGGACACTTTAAACGCCATCTAGAGAAAGAACACAATTGGCATTTCCCTACTGCAGCACCAAAAGAACCAAAAAAGGAGGACAAGGTTGCAGTATGGCGGTCGTCGTTTATGAAAGCTGCTCTTATCTTAAGGGATACATGTGATGCTTATGAAATGGGCGACGGAAACCGAATATTTTTGAACGCAAAATTTGAAATGCTGTATGCAAATGTTGCCGGACATACCAAGTATCAGCTTTGGCTGTGGAGAATGATGGCATATGAGCAGGCCATCTTAACACCTAAGCAAGCATTTGAATACAAATGGAATACAACAGCAAATCTTAATGGAACTATTGATGGAAACATTCCAAATGACACCTTGGTGGACATTTGTGTTCAGCtagtaaagaagaaaataaaagagCAGGATTCAAACTTTACCTTTGATAGTGCCAAGAATACAGCATTATCATGTCAAATTCAAGATGAGCTGAGAGAGAGTAATAGACATCAGGTTTCGATAACACCCTTTGGTAAATCAAGAACCAAGGCTCGTAAATCTTCTGACATAAATTTAATGCTGACGGAGTTGATGGCAGggaatatctttaaaaacattcaagGGCGacagtttaaaaatttcaaaaacatgaaagatgtttttgaaaaggtaaacttACATAAACTGTACATTTGGATAAGTAAACAAAAGAAGAGAGCATCGTATGAAATGATGTAA
- the LOC128164304 gene encoding uncharacterized protein LOC128164304 isoform X2, protein MMVGIVRGKKPEVILNKLMNVKNFREKAVKVLSKCVKEECKLLCSKNNPLILGSTTEDIHSTDFLKIANELKEKAPVFSQMLKDTMNTTKPVGLVSSAAVILHHRNHNMSLIRHVVGQLLDYGGATDKTIDLLRCLGFSVGCSATHKKQVSLIDIEKKKTENTLLCQVHQSILQFNKKKHKEMVFALHEKEATDISNYFAVSSQLQCICSSVIMHLYFDMNFSTAYVSDTATVTSTMSCYTKDSCNYLCRSTVPQACHLPPPNIFTKVGLAQCLAVSKCSNFEVDPNRGVAQSNDKSTVLYGKKYISQIESQLKESEIQPPFDIIGDNLDFLKSTSSMTKEKQRKMYQWFILVGLQRRVLDSTMFDVKPKHDILSLPNHSFLPNAQDINILERNMNHHILKVITRHVKCLKSFAHCVPKHIEHPFMEETSKRSTHAILDLLDKNQNFHDDTISILEHIHQKYITQNLWGKTERKVFGGDVLTNERAYTAQLDMQNCDTDFYKLGGLIHRPEGLHRMMNFLLFIYQEFYKPSSSFEQGTLYHLRNVIHREDVTGKDEVVRAYRAHYAFVEDALDAFILGATMDVMGLNDLNGSPQQWNPSILSLYSNKKQLSWLRNLAETVINKHINLQGTTHLQDLVEEAAKLDSQNDMLHSMFDAAINQYICTCQKKYSKIGHFKRHLEKEHNWHFPTAAPKEPKKEDKVAVWRSSFMKAALILRDTCDAYEMGDGNRIFLNAKFEMLYANVAGHTKYQLWLWRMMAYEQAILTPKQAFEYKWNTTANLNGTIDGNIPNDTLVDICVQLVKKKIKEQDSNFTFDSAKNTALSCQIQDELRESNRHQVSITPFGKSRTKARKSSDINLMLTELMAGNIFKNIQGRQFKNFKNMKDVFEKVNLHKLYIWISKQKKRASYEMM, encoded by the exons ATGATGGTGGGAATTGTCAGAGGCAAAAAACCAGAAGTAATTCTGAATAAACTGATGAATGTTAAAAACTTTAGAGAGAAGGCAGTGAAAGTTCTTTCAAAGTGCGTGAAAGAAGAATGTAAACTTCTTTGTAGTAAAAACAATCCTTTAATTCTGGGCAGTACCACTGAGGATATACATTcgactgattttttaaaaattgcaaatgaaCTAAAAGAGAAGGCACCGGTCTTCTCCCAGATGCTGAAGGATACTATGAACACCACCAAGCCTGTAGGTTTGGTGTCTTCAGCAGCAGTCATTTTGCACCACAGAAACCACAATATGTCACTTATTCGCCATGTTGTAGGCCAGCTATTGGACTATGGTGGAGCCACTGATAAA ACAATAGATTTGCTGAGATGCCTTGGATTTTCTGTGGGTTGTTCAGCTACTCACAAGAAGCAGGTTTCACTGATTGACATTGAGAAGAAGAAGACTGAGAACACACTTCTATGTCAGGTGCATCAATCGATTCTTCAGTTTAACAAGAAGAAACACAAAGAAATGGTATTTGCACTCCATGAAAAAGAAGCGACTGATATTTCCAATTATTTTGCAGTCTCCAGTCAATTGCAATGTATATGTTCTAGTGTGATAATGCACTTATACTTTGACATGAACTTTTCAACTGCCTACGTCAGTGACACAGCCACTGTTACGTCAACTATGTCATGCTACACAAAAGATTCATGCAATTATTTATGTAGATCTACAGTCCCACAAGCTTGCCACCTTCCGCCACCTAATATATTCACTAAAGTTGGGTTGGCACAATGTCTTGCTGTGTCTAAGTGCTCAAACTTTGAGGTAGATCCAAATCGTGGTGTTGCCCAGTCAAATGACAAGTCCACAGTGCTCTATGGGAAGAAGTACATTTCTCAAATTGAAAGTCAGTTAAAAGAGTCAGAAATTCAGCCCCCGTTCGATATAATTGGTGATAATTTGGACTTTCTTAAATCGACCTCTTCGatgacaaaagaaaaacaaagaaaaatgtatcaatGGTTTATCTTAGTTGGTTTGCAACGAAGAGTGCTAGATTCAACTATGTTTGATGTTAAACCCAAGCACGACATTCTATCACTACCAAATCATTCATTTTTACCCAATGCCCAAGACATcaatattttggaaagaaacaTGAACCATCATATATTGAAGGTTATCACAAGACATGTAAAATGCTTAAAGTCTTTTGCTCATTGCGTTCCAAAACACATCGAACATCCTTTCATGGAGGAAACCTCCAAGAGGTCAACTCATGCTATACTTGATTTGCTggacaaaaatcaaaattttcatgaCGACACAATAAGCATATTGGAGCACATACATCAGAAGTATATAACACAAAATCTTTGGGGGAAAACAGAAAGGAAAGTATTTGGTGGGGATGTGCTTACCAATGAGCGAGCATACACAGCACAACTCGATATGCAGAACTGTGACACCGATTTTTACAAACTGGGAGGATTAATTCATAGACCAGAAGGCCTTCACAGAATGATGAACTTTTTGCTG TTTATATACCAAGAGTTTTACAAACCCTCCTCCTCATTTGAACAAGGAACTCTCTATCACCTTCGAAATGTCATTCACAGAGAAGATGTTACTGGAAAAGATGAAGTTGTTAGAGCATACAG agCTCATTACGCTTTTGTGGAGGATGCTTTGGATGCATTTATacttggggccacaatggatgTTATGGGACTGAATGACCTAAATGGATCTCCTCAACAGTGGAACCCAAGCATTTTATCATTGTATTCAAATAAGAAGCAGCTATCATGGCTTAGAAATCTGGCTGAAACAGTGATCAACAAACATATCAACTTGCAAG GAACAACCCATCTTCAAGATTTGGTTGAAGAAGCTGCTAAGCTAGATTCACAAAATGATATGTTACATAGCATGTTTGATGCCGCCATTAATCAGTATATATGCACATGTCAGAAAAAATACAGCAAAATTGGACACTTTAAACGCCATCTAGAGAAAGAACACAATTGGCATTTCCCTACTGCAGCACCAAAAGAACCAAAAAAGGAGGACAAGGTTGCAGTATGGCGGTCGTCGTTTATGAAAGCTGCTCTTATCTTAAGGGATACATGTGATGCTTATGAAATGGGCGACGGAAACCGAATATTTTTGAACGCAAAATTTGAAATGCTGTATGCAAATGTTGCCGGACATACCAAGTATCAGCTTTGGCTGTGGAGAATGATGGCATATGAGCAGGCCATCTTAACACCTAAGCAAGCATTTGAATACAAATGGAATACAACAGCAAATCTTAATGGAACTATTGATGGAAACATTCCAAATGACACCTTGGTGGACATTTGTGTTCAGCtagtaaagaagaaaataaaagagCAGGATTCAAACTTTACCTTTGATAGTGCCAAGAATACAGCATTATCATGTCAAATTCAAGATGAGCTGAGAGAGAGTAATAGACATCAGGTTTCGATAACACCCTTTGGTAAATCAAGAACCAAGGCTCGTAAATCTTCTGACATAAATTTAATGCTGACGGAGTTGATGGCAGggaatatctttaaaaacattcaagGGCGacagtttaaaaatttcaaaaacatgaaagatgtttttgaaaaggtaaacttACATAAACTGTACATTTGGATAAGTAAACAAAAGAAGAGAGCATCGTATGAAATGATGTAA
- the LOC128164304 gene encoding uncharacterized protein LOC128164304 isoform X4 gives MMVGIVRGKKPEVILNKLMNVKNFREKAVKVLSKCVKEECKLLCSKNNPLILGSTTEDIHSTDFLKIANELKEKAPVFSQMLKDTMNTTKPVGLVSSAAVILHHRNHNMSLIRHVVGQLLDYGGATDKTQTIDLLRCLGFSVGCSATHKKQVSLIDIEKKKTENTLLCQFIYQEFYKPSSSFEQGTLYHLRNVIHREDVTGKDEVVRAYRAHYAFVEDALDAFILGATMDVMGLNDLNGSPQQWNPSILSLYSNKKQLSWLRNLAETVINKHINLQGTTHLQDLVEEAAKLDSQNDMLHSMFDAAINQYICTCQKKYSKIGHFKRHLEKEHNWHFPTAAPKEPKKEDKVAVWRSSFMKAALILRDTCDAYEMGDGNRIFLNAKFEMLYANVAGHTKYQLWLWRMMAYEQAILTPKQAFEYKWNTTANLNGTIDGNIPNDTLVDICVQLVKKKIKEQDSNFTFDSAKNTALSCQIQDELRESNRHQVSITPFGKSRTKARKSSDINLMLTELMAGNIFKNIQGRQFKNFKNMKDVFEKVNLHKLYIWISKQKKRASYEMM, from the exons ATGATGGTGGGAATTGTCAGAGGCAAAAAACCAGAAGTAATTCTGAATAAACTGATGAATGTTAAAAACTTTAGAGAGAAGGCAGTGAAAGTTCTTTCAAAGTGCGTGAAAGAAGAATGTAAACTTCTTTGTAGTAAAAACAATCCTTTAATTCTGGGCAGTACCACTGAGGATATACATTcgactgattttttaaaaattgcaaatgaaCTAAAAGAGAAGGCACCGGTCTTCTCCCAGATGCTGAAGGATACTATGAACACCACCAAGCCTGTAGGTTTGGTGTCTTCAGCAGCAGTCATTTTGCACCACAGAAACCACAATATGTCACTTATTCGCCATGTTGTAGGCCAGCTATTGGACTATGGTGGAGCCACTGATAAA ACTCAGACAATAGATTTGCTGAGATGCCTTGGATTTTCTGTGGGTTGTTCAGCTACTCACAAGAAGCAGGTTTCACTGATTGACATTGAGAAGAAGAAGACTGAGAACACACTTCTATGTCAG TTTATATACCAAGAGTTTTACAAACCCTCCTCCTCATTTGAACAAGGAACTCTCTATCACCTTCGAAATGTCATTCACAGAGAAGATGTTACTGGAAAAGATGAAGTTGTTAGAGCATACAG agCTCATTACGCTTTTGTGGAGGATGCTTTGGATGCATTTATacttggggccacaatggatgTTATGGGACTGAATGACCTAAATGGATCTCCTCAACAGTGGAACCCAAGCATTTTATCATTGTATTCAAATAAGAAGCAGCTATCATGGCTTAGAAATCTGGCTGAAACAGTGATCAACAAACATATCAACTTGCAAG GAACAACCCATCTTCAAGATTTGGTTGAAGAAGCTGCTAAGCTAGATTCACAAAATGATATGTTACATAGCATGTTTGATGCCGCCATTAATCAGTATATATGCACATGTCAGAAAAAATACAGCAAAATTGGACACTTTAAACGCCATCTAGAGAAAGAACACAATTGGCATTTCCCTACTGCAGCACCAAAAGAACCAAAAAAGGAGGACAAGGTTGCAGTATGGCGGTCGTCGTTTATGAAAGCTGCTCTTATCTTAAGGGATACATGTGATGCTTATGAAATGGGCGACGGAAACCGAATATTTTTGAACGCAAAATTTGAAATGCTGTATGCAAATGTTGCCGGACATACCAAGTATCAGCTTTGGCTGTGGAGAATGATGGCATATGAGCAGGCCATCTTAACACCTAAGCAAGCATTTGAATACAAATGGAATACAACAGCAAATCTTAATGGAACTATTGATGGAAACATTCCAAATGACACCTTGGTGGACATTTGTGTTCAGCtagtaaagaagaaaataaaagagCAGGATTCAAACTTTACCTTTGATAGTGCCAAGAATACAGCATTATCATGTCAAATTCAAGATGAGCTGAGAGAGAGTAATAGACATCAGGTTTCGATAACACCCTTTGGTAAATCAAGAACCAAGGCTCGTAAATCTTCTGACATAAATTTAATGCTGACGGAGTTGATGGCAGggaatatctttaaaaacattcaagGGCGacagtttaaaaatttcaaaaacatgaaagatgtttttgaaaaggtaaacttACATAAACTGTACATTTGGATAAGTAAACAAAAGAAGAGAGCATCGTATGAAATGATGTAA
- the LOC128164304 gene encoding uncharacterized protein LOC128164304 isoform X3 — MMVGIVRGKKPEVILNKLMNVKNFREKAVKVLSKCVKEECKLLCSKNNPLILGSTTEDIHSTDFLKIANELKEKAPVFSQMLKDTMNTTKPVGLVSSAAVILHHRNHNMSLIRHVVGQLLDYGGATDKTQTIDLLRCLGFSVGCSATHKKQVSLIDIEKKKTENTLLCQVHQSILQFNKKKHKEMFIYQEFYKPSSSFEQGTLYHLRNVIHREDVTGKDEVVRAYRAHYAFVEDALDAFILGATMDVMGLNDLNGSPQQWNPSILSLYSNKKQLSWLRNLAETVINKHINLQGTTHLQDLVEEAAKLDSQNDMLHSMFDAAINQYICTCQKKYSKIGHFKRHLEKEHNWHFPTAAPKEPKKEDKVAVWRSSFMKAALILRDTCDAYEMGDGNRIFLNAKFEMLYANVAGHTKYQLWLWRMMAYEQAILTPKQAFEYKWNTTANLNGTIDGNIPNDTLVDICVQLVKKKIKEQDSNFTFDSAKNTALSCQIQDELRESNRHQVSITPFGKSRTKARKSSDINLMLTELMAGNIFKNIQGRQFKNFKNMKDVFEKVNLHKLYIWISKQKKRASYEMM; from the exons ATGATGGTGGGAATTGTCAGAGGCAAAAAACCAGAAGTAATTCTGAATAAACTGATGAATGTTAAAAACTTTAGAGAGAAGGCAGTGAAAGTTCTTTCAAAGTGCGTGAAAGAAGAATGTAAACTTCTTTGTAGTAAAAACAATCCTTTAATTCTGGGCAGTACCACTGAGGATATACATTcgactgattttttaaaaattgcaaatgaaCTAAAAGAGAAGGCACCGGTCTTCTCCCAGATGCTGAAGGATACTATGAACACCACCAAGCCTGTAGGTTTGGTGTCTTCAGCAGCAGTCATTTTGCACCACAGAAACCACAATATGTCACTTATTCGCCATGTTGTAGGCCAGCTATTGGACTATGGTGGAGCCACTGATAAA ACTCAGACAATAGATTTGCTGAGATGCCTTGGATTTTCTGTGGGTTGTTCAGCTACTCACAAGAAGCAGGTTTCACTGATTGACATTGAGAAGAAGAAGACTGAGAACACACTTCTATGTCAGGTGCATCAATCGATTCTTCAGTTTAACAAGAAGAAACACAAAGAAATG TTTATATACCAAGAGTTTTACAAACCCTCCTCCTCATTTGAACAAGGAACTCTCTATCACCTTCGAAATGTCATTCACAGAGAAGATGTTACTGGAAAAGATGAAGTTGTTAGAGCATACAG agCTCATTACGCTTTTGTGGAGGATGCTTTGGATGCATTTATacttggggccacaatggatgTTATGGGACTGAATGACCTAAATGGATCTCCTCAACAGTGGAACCCAAGCATTTTATCATTGTATTCAAATAAGAAGCAGCTATCATGGCTTAGAAATCTGGCTGAAACAGTGATCAACAAACATATCAACTTGCAAG GAACAACCCATCTTCAAGATTTGGTTGAAGAAGCTGCTAAGCTAGATTCACAAAATGATATGTTACATAGCATGTTTGATGCCGCCATTAATCAGTATATATGCACATGTCAGAAAAAATACAGCAAAATTGGACACTTTAAACGCCATCTAGAGAAAGAACACAATTGGCATTTCCCTACTGCAGCACCAAAAGAACCAAAAAAGGAGGACAAGGTTGCAGTATGGCGGTCGTCGTTTATGAAAGCTGCTCTTATCTTAAGGGATACATGTGATGCTTATGAAATGGGCGACGGAAACCGAATATTTTTGAACGCAAAATTTGAAATGCTGTATGCAAATGTTGCCGGACATACCAAGTATCAGCTTTGGCTGTGGAGAATGATGGCATATGAGCAGGCCATCTTAACACCTAAGCAAGCATTTGAATACAAATGGAATACAACAGCAAATCTTAATGGAACTATTGATGGAAACATTCCAAATGACACCTTGGTGGACATTTGTGTTCAGCtagtaaagaagaaaataaaagagCAGGATTCAAACTTTACCTTTGATAGTGCCAAGAATACAGCATTATCATGTCAAATTCAAGATGAGCTGAGAGAGAGTAATAGACATCAGGTTTCGATAACACCCTTTGGTAAATCAAGAACCAAGGCTCGTAAATCTTCTGACATAAATTTAATGCTGACGGAGTTGATGGCAGggaatatctttaaaaacattcaagGGCGacagtttaaaaatttcaaaaacatgaaagatgtttttgaaaaggtaaacttACATAAACTGTACATTTGGATAAGTAAACAAAAGAAGAGAGCATCGTATGAAATGATGTAA